The segment CTGACCTGGcgatgggagggggcagtggggtgtcaggtgggcagtgtgggggttgggggcagcggggggcccccctcacccccagctctctCCGCAGAAGGCCGACCTGGcgatgggagggggcagtggggtgtcaggtgggcagtgtgggggttggggggcagcagggaggtgggggcggcagggggcccccctcacccccagctctctCCGCAGAAGGCTGACCTGGcgatgggagggggcagtggggtgtcaggtgggcagtgtgggggttggggggcagcggggggcccccctcacctccagctctCTCCGCAGAAGGCCGACCTGGcgatgggagggggcagtggggtgtcaggtgggcagtgtgggggttggggggcagcggggggcccccctcacccccagctctctCCGCAGAAGGCCGACCTGGCGGTAGCTGCCTTCACCATCACGGCGGAGCGGGAGAAAGTGATCGACTTCTCCAAACCCTTCATGACGCTGGGGATCAGCATCCTCTACCGGGTGCACATGGTacgggggggccgggggggttcAGTCCCCGGGGGGCTCGGCCTAGGgcggagaggggctgggggggtcagtCCCAGGGGGGCGCTTGGCCCAgagtggtggggggctgggggggtcagtCCCGGGGGGATGCTCGGCCCAgggcggggagtgggggctcGACCCAGGGGGGTCAGTCCCGGAGGGGGCTCGGCCTGCGGGGTCTGGGGGGGTCAGTCCCAGGGGGATGCTCGGCCCAGGGCGGGGAGTGGGAGCTCAACCCAGGGGGGTCAGTCCCGGAGGGGGCTCGGCCCATGGGGTCTGGGGGGGTCAGTCCCGGGGGGGCTCGGCCTGCGGGGTCTGGGGGGGTCAGTCCCAGGGGGATGCTCGGCCCAgggcggggagtgggggctcGACCCAgggggggtcagtcctggggggGACTCGGCCTGCGGGGTCTGGGGGGTCAGTCCCAGGGGGATGCTCGGCCCAgggcggggagtgggggctcgacccaggaggggtcagtcctggggggGACTCGGCCTGCGGGGTCTGGGGGGTCAGTCCCAGGGGGATGCTCGGCCCAgggcggggagtgggggctcGACCCAGGGGGGTCAGTCCCGGAGGGGGCTCGGCCTGCGGGGTCTGGGGGGGTCAGTCCCAGGGGGATGCTCGgcccagggcggggggggggctcgaCCCAGGGGGGTCAGTCCCGGAGGGGGCTCGGCCTGCGGGGTCTGGGGGGGTCAGTCCCAGGGGGATGCTCGGCCCAGGACGGGGGAGTGGGGGCTCGACCCAgggggggtcagtcctggggggGACTCGGCCTGCGGGGTCTGGGGGGTCAGTCCCAGGGGGATGCTCGGCCCAGGGCGGGGAGTGGGAGCTCGACCCAGGGGGGTCAGTCCCAGAGGGGGCTCGGCCCATGGGGTCTGGGGGGGTCAGTCCCAGGGGGATGCTCGGCCCAgggcggggagtgggggctcGACCCAGGGGGGTCAGTCCCGGAGGGGGCCTCGGCCCGTGGGGTCTGGGGGGGTCAGTCCCGGGGGGACACTCAGCCACCccgtctccccctccccagggccgcAAGCCCGGTTACTTCTCCTTCCTGGACCCCTTCTCGCCGGCCGTGTGGCTCTTCATGCTCCTGGCCTACGTGGCCGTCAGCTGCGTCCTCTTCCTGGCCGCCCGGTAACGGGGCGAGCGGGGCGGGCGCCAGGGGAGGGGAccgcagggggcagcagggacatggggggctgggactgggggacagcgatgggggggatgggaggggacaggggcagGTATGTGGGGGACTGGAACGTGGGGGTCGGGGACGTGGGGGTGCAGGGATGGGGAGCGGGgacatggggggcagggctggggggatgggaagtggggggcagggcagtggggggtaGGGccggggagcagggatggggggctaggacgtggggggcagggccggggagcagggctggggggctgggacgtggggggcagggcagtggggggtaGGGCCGGGGAGCAGGGATGGCGGGCTGAGacgtggggggcagggccggggagcagggatggggagcgGCGATGTGGGGCTGGGACGTGGGGGGTAGGGCCGGTGGGCAGGATGCCCAGCGCCCCCCCTCACTGCCCTGTCCCCCAGGCTGAGCCCCTACGAGTGGtacaacccccacccctgcctgcgGGGCCCCCACGTCCTGGAGAACCAGTACAGCCTCGGCAACAGCCTCTGGTTCCCCATCGGGGGCTTCATGCAGCAGGGCTCCGAGGTGCTGCCCCGGGCCCTGTCCACGCGCTGCGTCAGCGGGGTCTGGTGAGTGCCGGGGGCTGGAGCCCTGCGCTCGGGGGGTCTCGGGGGAcagcggggggcttgggggcttgGGGGGCTGGAGCCCTGCGCtcgggggggagcagggggcttgggggGCTGGAGCCCTGCGCTCGGGGGGTCTCGGGGGACAGCGGGGGGCTTGGGTGGCTGGATCTCTGCACTCTGGGGGTcttggggagcagcaggggtctCAGGGGCCTGGAGCTCTGCGCTCTGGGGGTCTCGGGAGACAGCAGGGGGCTCGGGGAGCTGGAGCTCTTCGCTCTGGGGGTCTCGGGGCAGCGGGGGGCTCGGGGGACTGGAGCTCTGCACTCTGGGGGTCTTGGGGGGCAGCGGCGGGCTCGGGGGGCTGGAGCTCTGCGCTCTGGGGGTCTCGGGGGACAGCGGGGGATTGgggggctggagctctgggggtCTTGGGGAGCAGCGGGAGGCTTGGGGGGCTGGAGCTCTGCACTCTGGGGGTcttggggagcagcaggggtctCAGGGGCCTGGAGCTCTGCACTCCGGGGGAGCAGTGGGGCTCTCGGGGGGCTCGGGGCCGGTCCCTGACCCCCGGCTCCCTGCCAGGTGGGCCTTCACGCTGATCATCATCTCGTCCTACACGGCCAACCTGGCCGCCTTCCTGACGGTGCAGCGCATGGAGGTGCCGGTCGAGTCCGCCGACGACCTGGCCGACCAGACCAACATCGAGTACGGCACCATCCACGCCGGCTCCACCATGACCTTCTTCCAGGTCAGCCGGGGGGCGGCCCCCGCAGCCCCCCCTGGGACCCCCGCAGCCCCCCGGCCCTCgctgctgccccgcagcccccccgggacccctggcCCTCactgctgccccgcagcccccctgagaaacccgcagccccccttgctgccctgcagcccccctgggaACCCCGGGACCCCCGCAGCCCCCCTAGGactcccacagcccccctggccctcgctgctgccccacagcccccccaggatCCCGCAGCCCCCCGGGATCCCCGCAGCCCCCcttgctgccctgcagcccccctgggaACCCCGGGAACCCcgcagcccccccgggacccccgcagccccctggccctcgctgctgccccgcagccccctgggatccccacagcccccccggccctcgctgctgccccacagcccccccgggaTCCCGCAGCCCCcgggccctcgctgctgccccgcagcccccctgggacccctggccCTCactgctgccccgcagcccccctgagaaccccgcagccccccttgctgccccgcagcccccctgagaaccccgcagccccccggccctcgctgctgccccgcagcccccctgggacccctgcagccccccggccctcgctgctgccccgcagcccccccgggacccctggcCCTCactgctgccccgcagcccccctgagaaccccgcagccccccttgctgccctgcagcccccctgggaACCCCGGGACCCCcgcagcccccctgggacccccacagcccccctggccctcgctgctgccccacagcccccccgggaTCCCGCAGCCCCCCGGGATCCCCGCAGCCCCCcttgctgccctgcagcccccctgggaACCCCGGGAACCCcgcagcccccctgggacccccgcagccccccggccctcgctgctgccccgcagcccccctgggacccccacagccccccggccctcgctgctgccccgcagcccccctgggacccctggccCTCactgctgccccgcagcccccctgagaaccccgcagccccccttgctgccctgcagcccccctgggaACCCCGGgacccccgcagcccccccgggacccccacagcccccctggccctcgctgctgccccacagcccccccgggaTCCCGCAGCCCCCCGGGATCCCCGCAGCCCCCcttgctgccctgcagcccccctgggaACCCCGggaaccccacagcccccccgggaccccagcagccccctggccctcactgctgccccacagcccccccgggaTCCCGCAGCCCCCCGGCCCTCgctgctgccccgcagcccccgagaaccccgcagccccccttgctgccccgcagcccccctgagaaccccgcagccccccttgctgccctgcagcccccctgggaACCCCGGGACCCCGCAGCCCCCCCGGTACCCCCGCAGCCCccctggcccttgctgctgccccgcagcccccccgggacccctgcaggCCCcctggccctcgctgctgctctgcagcaccccccaggacccctgcagcccccccaggacccccgcagccccctggcccttgctgctgctccgcagcccccccgggacccccacagcccccccgggacccccggccctcgctgctgccccacagcccccccgggacccccgcagccccctggccctcgctgctgccccgcagcccccccgggacccctggcCCTCactgctgccccgcagccccactGGGATCCCGCAGCCCCCCGGCCCTCgctgctgccccgcagcccccccgggacccccgcagcccccccgccctcgctgctgccccgcagccccccctGGGACCCCCGCAGCCCCCCGACCCTCgctgctgccccgcagcccccccgggacccctggcCCTCactgctgccccgcagcccccctgagaaccccgcagccccccttgctgctgccctgcagcccccctgggaACCCCGGGACCCCCGCAGCCCCCCTaggacccccacagcccccctggccctcgctgctgccccacagcccccccgggaTCCCGCAGCCCCCCGGGATCCCCGCAGCCCCCcttgctgccctgcagcccccctgggaACCCCGGGAACCCcgcagcccccccgggacccccgcAGCCCCTTGGCCCTcgctgctgccccacagccccctgggatccccgcagcccccccggccctcgctgctgccccacagcccccccgggaTCCCGCAGCCCCCCGGCCCTCgctgctgccccgcagcccccctgggacccctggccCTCactgctgccccgcagcccccctgagaaccccgcagccccccctggacccccgcagccccccggccctcgctgctgccccgcagccccccctgggacccccgcagccccctggccctcgctgctgccccgcagcccccccgggacccctggcCCTCactgctgccccgcagcccccctgagaaccccgcagccccccttgctgccctgcagcccccctgggaGCCCCGGGACCCCCGCAGCCCCTCTaggacccccacagcccccctggccctcgctgctgccccacagcccccccgggaTCCCGCAGCCCCCCGGGATCCCGCAGCCCCCcttgctgccctgcagcccccctgggaACCCCGggaaccccacagcccccccggaacccccgcagccccctggccctcgctgctgccccacagcccccccgggaTCCCGCAGCCCCCCGGCCCTCgctgctgccccgcagcccccctgggacccctggccCTCactgctgccccgcagcccccctgagaaccccgcagccccccttgctgccccgcagcccccctgagaaccccgcagccccccttgctgccctgcagcccccctgggaACCCCGGGACCCCcgcagcccccctgggacccccgcagcccccctggcccttgctgctgccccgcagcccccccgggacccctgcaggCCCcctggccctcgctgctgctctgcagcaccccccaggacccctgcagcccccccaggacccccgcagccccctggccctcgctgctgctccgcagcccccccgggaccaccacagcccccccgggacccccggccctcactggtgccctgcagccccccaggacccccgcagccccccagtgTTCCCCCTGGCCCtcgctgccccgcagcccccctgggatccctcacacacacacacacacacacacacacacacacacacagcccctggatcacacacacacacacacacacagagcccctggatcacactcacacacacacacacacacagagcccctggatctctctctctctctctcacacacacacacacacacacagcccctggatcacacacacacacacacacacggcccctggatcacacacacacacacacacacacacggcccctggatcacactcacacacacacacacacactcactctttcTCTTGGCCCCTGGAtcgcgcgtgcgcacacacacacacggccccTGGATCACACTCACACACTCACACCCAGTCTTGTTGTTACGAATTAGTGGCTCCCCGTGGGGGGTGAGCTGGATGGGGGGGACcccgggggggctctgccagacccctctcccccccgcagATCTGCCCCGGCTCCATGTCTGTGGCTGTGGCCGTTCTGGGGTGTCCCAGCGGCTCCGAGCCCACGTGGCAGGTTTGGGGGGCACTGGCTGGAGGTGCTgcctcccccccactcaccccccccGCTCAGCCCCCCTTCGCTCAGCCCACAGGGTCGCTGATTGGGGGGGGTGTTATTCCTtctcctggccctggcctgggGCTGTCACGTGCCCCCGGGTGCCTGACCCAACGACCCGCTCCCCCCCTCCCGGCCCGGACCCCCCAGGGAGGGGACGGCCCCCCCCGCCGCTCCCCACACCCGGtccggacccccccccccacgagcTCCCGTCCGCCCCGGCTCTGAATCTGAACCTTGGCCGAAGAGAGCTGGGTCCAGGCTGGGACGAAGGGCCATGACGCAGAgtcaccccagggccctccccactgccccgcagcccccccggGGCCCTTCCTGCCGCCCCCCGGGGCCCTTCCTGCCACCCCAAAGCCTCCCCGGGGCCCTTCCTGCCaccccccagggccctccccacagcaccctcagggcccccctgccaccccccgggGCCCTCccggctgccccacagcaccctcagggccctcctgccaccccccagggccctccccgctgccccacagcacccccaggggccgccccgcagccccacagcaccctcagggcccccctgccaccccccgggGCCCTCCCCGCTGCTCCACAGCACCCCCAGGGGCCGCCccgctgccccacagcaccctcagggcccccctgccaccccctgggGCCCTCCCCGCCTCCCCACAGTACCCTCAGGGCCCCCCTGCAACCCCCTGAGGCCCTCCccgctgccccacagcacccccaggggctgccccgctgccccacagcacccttaaaaaagttacaatactatagaatactatattattgggggggggcctgtggggcccggggcaaattaccccactagccctcccacccccaggcagccctgcctgcAATCCCTGggtccctccctgccaccccacagcccccggggcccctcacttctgacctgcagcccccgccGGGCCCTCGCtgccgacctgcagcccccccaggccccttcactcccaacctgcagccccccccccgggcccctcactcctgacccgcagcccctgggcccTGAGTCCTGCATGAGGCTGGGCCCCGGTAGCCAGCGTGAGTCACACCAGGACCCAGAGAccccctggggaaactgaggcacacacttcCCGTTTCATCGCAACATCCCCTGCCAGGGACCCCCAGCTACCCCCccgtgaccccacccccccatgatGCACTGGGGCAGGTGACCCACTTTACTGAAAACAAACTGAGCCCCAGTCCACttatcgggggggggggcaagcaggggcagtgccagatgtttccagctccccccttccagccccaatacccacaatgcactgggccTAGAGGGGGAGGGGCTTGAGGTTCCATGGCAgtagtgggtgggggaagggacagtggCTATTTCTGtcccttgcccccccacccccccactccagccatcTATTGCCATGACAACAGCAGCCATCACCAGAGATGCTAAGGAAGGGAATCGATCAGTGGGGCcatccagggggcagggaggatgggGGGCCGCTAGAGCCCCCCCCCAGtgttctccccagccctgccggtgcccctcactcccgacccgcagcccctgccccccaagccctgcttgtgcccctcactcctgacccgcagcccctgccggtgcccctcactcccgacccgcagcccctgcccccccaagccctgcttgtgcccctcactcctgacccacagccccctatacccccagccctgcttgtccccctcactcccgacccgcagccactgcttgtgcccctcactcctgacccacagccctctacacccccagccttgctgatgcccctcactcccaattcGCAgcccctgccggtgcccctcactcccgacccgcagcccctgcccccccaagccctgcttgtgcccctcactcctgacccacagcccctgcttgtgcccctcactcccgacccgcagcccctgccggtgcccctcactcccgacccgcagccccttcgggccccgccctgcccccccagctctgccacgccCTGGCTCTCCCGCAGAACTCCCGGTACCAGACCTACCAGCGGATGTGGAATTACATGCACTCCAAGCAGCCCAGCGTCTTCGTGAAGAGCACGGAGGAGGGAATCGCCCGGGTGCTGAACTCCAGATACGCCTTCCTGCTGGAGTCCACCATGAACGAGTATCACCGGCGCCGGAATTGCAACCTCACCCAGATCGGGGGGCTGCTGGACACCAAAGGCTACGGCATCGGCCTGCCGCTGGGTAGGGAGCTGGGCGGGGGCTGGTTGGGGGGCTCCGTCCCTGTCCTGGGGGGGCCTGCTGCCTCTGGGGGTGTCCTGCATCAGCGACTCCTGGGGGCTGGTGGGAGGCTCGTGGGGAGGGGTCTCTAGGGGTGTCTCGAGGGCAAGGACAGGTCAGGGCTGTGTGCGGGGCGGCCAAGAGTATTCCCCCAaatggggctgggacaggggggttgTTGGGGTCAGGCTGGTCCCTCCggaggacgggggtggggggcagaggctgatCTCCGAGCTGTGAGCTCGTGTCCCTTCCCAGGCGGGTCTGCGGGCGCGGGCGCTGGGCGTTTACCCCAGCGGTAGCCAGCAGGTCGGCTCCAGTGCCTCCCGGAGCGGCACCCCCCATGCACGGTAAAAGGGCCTCTCTGCCCCTCGGTCCCTTCTCGCTGCCCTGTTGCTGGGATGCTGGACACCTCGTGCTTAGCAAGCGATGCCCCTTGGCGGTTCCGGCACAGTCTGCCCAGGGCTGCGGGATTTCCGACAGTGCAGCCCAGGGTCCCACACGCGCATGGCTGCCTGGGACGGGGCCACGGTTCAGTGCCGGCTCCGTAACCCAGAACCTAGGAGAGGGACAGACTCAGATTCCCCCACGTGGGAGTGGCAGCCCGATCCGCGCCCAGGAACACCCCAGCCTCCTTTAGCAGAGCTCTGCGTGGGGCGGGCTCTCCGGCCCCCCCGCCTGGCCAGCGCCAGCCTCGTGGCACCAACCCTCAACGCTGGGGTCGCTCCCCAAATGGACACTGACTGGCCCCGGGCAGGTGCCTGCAGACGCCCCCATCTCAGGGTGAGCTGTGGaggggagccagccctggctgtgcctccTGCCCTCCCAGCACCATCTCCCCTGAATTGTGACCCACAAGGGCCAGCTCCTGGGGACAGGTCCCCATCCTGGGCAAGCCAGCAATGGGGGtgcagcaccccctgcctccTCGTGGGCCTGACCCCACAGCGTCGCTTGCTGCCTGGGCACCGCAGGGGGGCTGGTCCAGGCGGGGACGTGCGGGTCTGTCTGGCCCTGGGGCACGGTGGAGGCACTTGTGGGTCCCGTAGGATCCACCTGCCAGTTGCCCGTCTCACCAACTCAGGGGCTGGATCGTAGGGGTGGTTCCTGGCTCGATCCAGAAGCGCTTCAGGGCTTTGCAGCACTCAGGCTACGGGACGTCCCATCACCACAGCCAGGAGCCGCCTGGTGCTCCGGGGGCACACGGGACTTGTGCGGCTCAGACGCGGCGCCTCCAATGGTGGCTGCCTTGGGGCGTGTCCCGGCGGTGACACTCACTCTCCAGCGCTGGCGCCGACGTCGATGGCGCTGCTCCCCGATGGGACAGGACGGGAGCTCCCCTGTGGCCCCGCCAGACCCAGGGCTGTGGGCACGAGAGGAATTAGCGTCACCGAGCTCAGAGCGGCACCTCAGTCCGTAGGGACAAGACGACCGCGACGTACTGGGGGCTCTCGCTCCTGCCCGGGGCCAGGATTAGGATTCCTGATAACGCCGCTCACCCGTGGCCTTTTCCTGCCAGGCTCAGGGACGTGGCCAAGCAGATCCCCTGCGCTCATGCCTGGCCCATTAGCCCGGACACTTGGGGTGCTGTTTTCTGGACAGGGGggtcccccagctgcagcctggcaggaAATGCTGCCAGCTTTGCTCGTATCCTGGACACAAACCAGGCTCCACCTGCCATGGGGAGGGAGACTTCCCCCCCATACCCCTTATAGCCAAGGCTCTGCTGTGCGCCTGGGCAGGGGTGATTCTTACCAGGCCCGGCACCAGGCAGCACTACGGCCGCAGGCTCTGCCCGGCACTGGGCAGCGAGGCAGCTCCGTGGCTGGGCGCGGCTCCGAGCCGGCGTCCTGGGGAGCAGGAGCCCGCCCATGAGAACAGCACGCCTGGCAGAGTGGACGAGGCTTCCCGGTGGCCGTCCCGTCAGGTCGGAGAGTCCTGGAGCTCCGGGCCCCCTGCTGTTATTGGGGCCCAGGTGCAACTCTCCACACCCCTATGGCGGTCGCAGGACCTGGGAGGTTTTTCTTCCTGTCTCTGTCCAAAGCCGTGAGAACAGAGACTCCGGACATCAGCCGGGCACCAGCTTTGTACAGCGAAAGTCTGCACAAGTCTCCCTCCCTGCCACGCACAGGCTGGACGGGAACTGAGTCAGCCCAGAGAATCTCCTCTGGGGTCACATCCTGCATCCGCCCGGGCTGTCACGGACACACAGATCGGGCCCATGCCTGGTCCCGTGCGGTCCGTGGGGGGGGGTGCCcccttcagtgcgacagccccTCTCGGGGGTCCGCTCTCTctgggggtcaggcccctccacctcctggagccgcacctctctgagcctcagca is part of the Gopherus evgoodei ecotype Sinaloan lineage unplaced genomic scaffold, rGopEvg1_v1.p scaffold_361_arrow_ctg1, whole genome shotgun sequence genome and harbors:
- the LOC115641834 gene encoding glutamate receptor ionotropic, kainate 5-like encodes the protein VDANASLSYLVLKKASELGMTSAFYKYILTTLDFPSLRLDDVLDGHSRVLGFSVLNTSHRFYPEFVRSLNMSWRETCGSSPFPGPTLSAALLFDAVHVVVGAVRELNRSQEIGVRPLACASASIWQHGTSLMNYLRMVEYEGLTGHVEFNSKGQRINYTLRVLEKARDGHREIGVWYSNRTLAMNATTLAMGVSESLANKTLIVTTILENPYVMRRAGAQAPGGAGEQYEGFCVDMLHELAGILKFRFELRLVEDGLYGAPEANGSWTGMVGELINRKADLAVAAFTITAEREKVIDFSKPFMTLGISILYRVHMGRKPGYFSFLDPFSPAVWLFMLLAYVAVSCVLFLAARLSPYEWYNPHPCLRGPHVLENQYSLGNSLWFPIGGFMQQGSEVLPRALSTRCVSGVWWAFTLIIISSYTANLAAFLTVQRMEVPVESADDLADQTNIEYGTIHAGSTMTFFQNSRYQTYQRMWNYMHSKQPSVFVKSTEEGIARVLNSRYAFLLESTMNEYHRRRNCNLTQIGGLLDTKGYGIGLPLGGSAGAGAGRLPQR